From one Rubidibacter lacunae KORDI 51-2 genomic stretch:
- a CDS encoding FecCD family ABC transporter permease, whose product MPFATSPLQFKQSSIGLILGLGIGVVLLCLCFLAGILLGAADISPTMVWQSLSEFDGSTNHLIIRTVRLPRAIMAVVVGAALAAAGAITQGLTRNPLAAPDILGINVGAALAMVLAVFLGIGSRAVGFAFIGAAIAAVTVYWLGSMGRSGLTPLKLVIAGAALSYLLSSITTGVLILSQRTLEEIRFWLAGSLAGQDMSSLLPILPYICVGLIGSLTLGRQLTLLSLGEDVAQGLGLQTVWIKAAAAVTVVLLAGSAVALAGPIAFVGLVVPHVVRFGVGVDYRWILPYAMIAGGILLSVADIAARLIIRPQELPVGIMTALVGAPFFIYLARSQIKR is encoded by the coding sequence ATGCCGTTTGCAACTTCTCCGCTACAGTTCAAGCAGTCATCAATCGGGCTGATTCTCGGTTTAGGTATCGGGGTCGTTTTACTCTGTCTCTGCTTTTTAGCTGGCATTTTGCTGGGCGCAGCCGACATCAGCCCAACTATGGTATGGCAGTCTCTGTCTGAGTTTGATGGCTCCACTAATCACTTAATTATCCGGACGGTGCGCCTGCCCCGAGCAATTATGGCTGTTGTCGTCGGAGCAGCACTGGCTGCCGCCGGAGCGATTACCCAAGGGCTGACGCGGAATCCCCTCGCTGCTCCAGATATCCTGGGGATTAACGTCGGCGCAGCCTTAGCAATGGTGCTGGCTGTTTTCCTCGGGATCGGGAGTAGAGCCGTGGGGTTTGCCTTTATCGGAGCTGCGATCGCAGCTGTGACCGTGTACTGGCTCGGCTCAATGGGGCGCAGCGGCCTCACACCGCTGAAGCTAGTGATTGCTGGGGCTGCACTGAGCTATTTACTCAGTTCAATCACGACCGGAGTGCTCATCCTCAGTCAGCGCACTCTGGAGGAAATTCGCTTTTGGCTAGCAGGATCGCTAGCAGGGCAGGACATGAGCAGCTTGCTGCCGATTTTGCCCTACATTTGCGTCGGGCTGATCGGTTCCCTAACGCTTGGACGGCAACTCACCCTGCTATCCCTCGGTGAAGATGTGGCTCAAGGACTGGGTTTGCAAACGGTCTGGATCAAAGCTGCCGCTGCTGTGACAGTGGTATTGCTGGCAGGTAGCGCCGTGGCGTTGGCTGGCCCCATCGCCTTTGTAGGCTTGGTCGTCCCCCACGTTGTCCGGTTTGGTGTCGGCGTAGACTATCGCTGGATTTTGCCCTACGCCATGATTGCAGGCGGCATCCTGTTGTCAGTTGCTGACATTGCAGCGCGACTAATCATTCGCCCTCAAGAGCTACCCGTCGGCATCATGACTGCTCTCGTCGGCGCACCGTTCTTTATCTATTTAGCGCGATCTCAGATCAAACGATGA